One Sanguibacter keddieii DSM 10542 genomic window carries:
- a CDS encoding GNAT family N-acetyltransferase — protein sequence MSTVTRRPAGATSADALDVREVHLDDPLVRPLLEDLAHEYATRYSDHLTEEELLREMSEYPAADFAEPHGRLILVLSAGAPVAGGAYRRRTEPELGDLQRSAHPDVARTADGTPAVPTAELKRIWTHNAHRRRGLARLVLTELERRAGQNGYERIYLTTGPRQPEAAGLYLSAGYAPLYDPATQPGQPGPLAFEKWLCPR from the coding sequence ATGAGCACCGTGACCCGCCGCCCGGCCGGCGCCACCTCGGCCGACGCGCTCGACGTCCGCGAGGTCCACCTCGACGACCCGCTCGTGCGGCCTCTGCTCGAGGACCTCGCGCACGAGTACGCGACCCGCTACAGCGACCACCTCACCGAGGAGGAGCTGCTCCGCGAGATGTCGGAGTACCCCGCGGCGGACTTCGCCGAGCCGCACGGCCGTCTCATCCTCGTGCTGTCCGCCGGCGCGCCCGTCGCCGGCGGGGCCTACCGCCGCCGGACCGAGCCCGAGCTCGGCGACCTGCAGCGGAGCGCCCACCCGGACGTGGCGCGCACCGCGGACGGTACCCCGGCCGTGCCGACCGCCGAGCTCAAGCGCATCTGGACGCACAACGCGCACCGACGCCGCGGCCTCGCGCGCCTCGTGCTCACCGAGCTCGAGCGACGTGCCGGCCAGAACGGCTACGAGCGCATCTACCTCACGACCGGACCGCGCCAGCCGGAGGCCGCAGGCCTCTACCTGTCGGCCGGCTACGCACCGCTGTACGACCCGGCCACCCAGCCGGGGCAGCCCGGCCCGCTCGCCTTCGAGAAGTGGCTCTGTCCGAGGTGA
- a CDS encoding DUF1684 domain-containing protein codes for MTTATTPTSERVDAVSTETSTSTAAAEWASWHAERERGLTGEHGWLTLTALRFLSGTPQSIPGIAGEWWADADGAHVRATASEGLRAWDTRTGRDTDEAALDGQHTVVVPEAGSTLAALGADGVAAEVALRTGRYVVRVRDPKAPARTGFTGVPTYAYDPSWVLDAPVRWYDEPRPTLVRAAQPGLRHHVRVVGELDVVRDGVTTTLAITGQQAGTGSVLFSDTTQDTAEWRVVSLPPVHEAAPGAGASGDAPASGGLPTTVRLDLNRALNFPAAFSDHGTCPRPVDGNHLPVPVTAGEKDPR; via the coding sequence ATGACCACGGCGACGACACCGACGAGCGAGCGCGTGGACGCGGTCTCGACCGAGACCAGCACCAGCACCGCGGCCGCAGAGTGGGCCTCCTGGCACGCCGAGCGCGAGCGGGGCCTCACCGGCGAGCACGGCTGGCTGACGCTCACCGCCCTCCGGTTCCTCTCCGGCACGCCGCAGAGCATCCCCGGGATCGCCGGCGAGTGGTGGGCCGACGCCGACGGCGCGCACGTCCGTGCGACGGCGTCCGAGGGCCTGCGGGCCTGGGACACCCGGACCGGGCGCGACACCGACGAGGCGGCCCTCGACGGCCAGCACACCGTCGTCGTCCCGGAGGCGGGCTCGACGCTCGCGGCCCTCGGGGCCGACGGGGTCGCCGCCGAGGTGGCGCTGCGCACCGGGCGGTACGTCGTGCGGGTCCGCGACCCGAAGGCCCCCGCGCGCACCGGCTTCACCGGAGTCCCGACCTACGCCTACGACCCGTCGTGGGTGCTCGACGCCCCCGTGCGCTGGTACGACGAGCCCCGCCCGACGCTCGTCCGGGCCGCCCAGCCCGGCCTGCGCCACCACGTCCGCGTGGTCGGCGAGCTCGACGTCGTCCGCGACGGCGTGACGACCACGCTCGCGATCACCGGCCAGCAGGCGGGGACCGGGTCGGTGCTCTTCTCCGACACCACCCAGGACACCGCCGAGTGGCGCGTCGTGTCCCTGCCTCCGGTGCACGAGGCTGCTCCCGGTGCGGGAGCGTCCGGCGACGCCCCGGCGTCGGGAGGGCTCCCGACCACGGTGCGCCTCGACCTCAACCGTGCGCTCAACTTCCCCGCCGCCTTCTCCGACCACGGCACCTGCCCCCGGCCGGTCGACGGCAACCACCTCCCGGTCCCCGTGACCGCCGGAGAGAAGGACCCCCGATGA
- a CDS encoding NtaA/DmoA family FMN-dependent monooxygenase (This protein belongs to a clade of FMN-dependent monooxygenases, within a broader family of flavin-dependent oxidoreductases, the luciferase-like monooxygenase (LMM) family, some of whose members use coenzyme F420 rather than FMN.) — protein sequence MTTTPAPRPDGRPRKQIHLGAHFPGVNNTTVWSDPRSRSHIDFSSFEHLARRAEAARFDFFFLAEGLRLREHKGLIHDLDVVGRPDTLPVLAALAAVTDRLGLAGTINTTFNEPYELARQFATLDLLSGGRAAWNLVTSSDAFTGANFRRGGFLDYSERYERAAEIVDVARQLWDSWSDDAVDADAETGEFLREGAVQRVDHDGKHFDVHGTFTTPRGPQGHPVLFQAGDSGEGREFAAATADVVFSLHGSFEDGQVFYRDVKDRLAAYGRTEDSLKILPATTVVLGDTAEDAAEEAALIRRQQVSGPTAIAYLEQVWGRDLTAYDPEGPLPDVEPDVDNASLTRGKVRHVKDPGPVVAAWREKAAAHGWSIRDLVIEVTGRNQFVGTAQQVADDIDRYVQEDASDGFILVPHLTPEGLDPFFDQVVPLLQERGSFRTEYTGTTLRDHLGLELPGVGGSQAADLEGARA from the coding sequence ATGACCACCACGCCCGCGCCCCGTCCCGACGGCCGCCCCCGCAAGCAGATCCACCTCGGAGCGCACTTCCCCGGGGTCAACAACACGACCGTGTGGAGCGACCCGCGCTCCCGCAGCCACATCGACTTCTCGTCCTTCGAGCACCTGGCCCGCCGGGCCGAGGCCGCCCGCTTCGACTTCTTCTTCCTCGCGGAGGGACTGCGGCTGCGCGAGCACAAGGGCCTCATCCACGACCTCGACGTCGTCGGCCGCCCGGACACGCTCCCGGTGCTCGCCGCGCTCGCCGCGGTGACGGACCGCCTCGGCCTCGCCGGGACCATCAACACCACCTTCAACGAGCCCTACGAGCTCGCCCGTCAGTTCGCGACGCTCGACCTGCTCTCCGGCGGCCGTGCCGCGTGGAACCTCGTGACCAGCTCGGACGCCTTCACGGGCGCGAACTTCCGCCGGGGCGGGTTCCTCGACTACTCGGAGCGCTACGAGCGCGCCGCCGAGATCGTCGACGTCGCCCGGCAGCTGTGGGACTCGTGGTCCGACGACGCGGTCGACGCCGACGCGGAGACGGGGGAGTTCCTCCGCGAGGGCGCCGTCCAGCGGGTCGACCACGACGGCAAGCACTTCGACGTGCACGGCACGTTCACCACACCGCGCGGGCCGCAGGGTCACCCGGTGCTGTTCCAGGCGGGCGACTCCGGCGAGGGCCGCGAGTTCGCGGCCGCGACCGCCGACGTCGTCTTCTCCCTGCACGGCAGCTTCGAGGACGGGCAGGTGTTCTACCGCGACGTCAAGGACCGCCTCGCCGCCTACGGCCGCACCGAGGACTCGCTCAAGATCCTCCCGGCCACGACGGTCGTCCTCGGCGACACCGCCGAGGACGCCGCAGAGGAGGCGGCGCTGATCCGCCGCCAGCAGGTCTCCGGACCGACGGCCATCGCCTACCTCGAGCAGGTGTGGGGACGCGACCTCACCGCCTACGACCCCGAGGGGCCGCTGCCCGACGTCGAGCCGGACGTCGACAACGCCTCGCTGACCCGCGGCAAGGTCCGGCACGTCAAGGACCCCGGCCCGGTCGTCGCCGCCTGGCGCGAGAAGGCCGCCGCCCACGGCTGGTCGATCCGTGACCTCGTCATCGAGGTCACCGGGCGCAACCAGTTCGTCGGGACGGCGCAGCAGGTCGCCGACGACATCGACCGCTACGTCCAGGAGGACGCCTCGGACGGCTTCATCCTCGTCCCGCACCTCACCCCCGAGGGCCTCGACCCGTTCTTCGACCAGGTGGTCCCGCTGCTCCAGGAGCGTGGCTCCTTCCGCACCGAGTACACCGGCACCACGTTGCGCGACCACCTCGGCCTCGAGCTCCCCGGCGTGGGCGGCTCGCAGGCAGCAGACCTCGAAGGGGCACGAGCATGA
- a CDS encoding LLM class flavin-dependent oxidoreductase yields MSSSTPGSPTTRTLHLAVDLTDAGAHPAAWRTLGSQARQLFDADRLQDLVSTAQRGTVDLVLFDDAFSLQPGRRGGVQGRLDAALVAARLAPRSEGVGLVPTVTTTHTEPFHVSKALATIDHASHGRAGWQVAVSTGADDAAHVGRRQAPDVAAAWAEAAEAIDVVSRLWDSWEDDAEIRDVETGRFVDRDKLHYVDHDGVHFAVKGPSITPRPPQGHPVVVVRVDSDAALAVAAEHADVVRVRATTLEEARALREQVRSAAADHGRDPDDVIVLVDLYAVIGPDRASAQARLDLLEGLAGVSWDTDSYTHVGTDRDLAVTAEEWFLAGAADGFTVRPSSLQTDLVALVDGVVPLLRRAGIYRTEYTGTTLRDSLGLARPANRYAAAIA; encoded by the coding sequence ATGTCGTCCAGCACCCCCGGAAGCCCGACCACCCGGACCCTCCACCTCGCCGTCGACCTCACCGACGCCGGCGCCCACCCGGCCGCCTGGCGGACCCTCGGCTCCCAGGCCCGTCAGCTCTTCGACGCCGACCGCCTCCAGGACCTCGTCTCGACCGCCCAGCGCGGCACCGTCGACCTCGTGCTCTTCGACGACGCGTTCTCGCTCCAGCCCGGCCGCCGTGGTGGTGTCCAGGGGCGTCTCGACGCCGCGCTCGTCGCCGCCCGCCTCGCGCCCCGCTCGGAGGGCGTCGGCCTCGTCCCGACCGTCACGACCACCCACACCGAGCCCTTCCACGTGTCGAAGGCCCTCGCGACCATCGACCACGCGAGCCACGGACGCGCAGGCTGGCAGGTCGCCGTGTCGACCGGCGCCGACGACGCGGCCCACGTCGGCCGCCGCCAGGCGCCCGACGTCGCCGCGGCGTGGGCGGAGGCGGCCGAGGCCATCGACGTGGTGTCCAGGCTCTGGGACAGCTGGGAGGACGACGCCGAGATCCGCGACGTCGAGACCGGGCGGTTCGTCGACCGCGACAAGCTCCACTACGTCGACCACGACGGCGTGCACTTCGCCGTGAAGGGCCCGTCCATCACGCCGCGCCCCCCGCAGGGCCACCCGGTCGTGGTGGTCCGCGTCGACAGCGACGCAGCGCTCGCCGTGGCCGCCGAGCACGCCGACGTGGTGCGGGTCCGCGCCACGACCCTCGAGGAGGCCCGGGCGCTGCGCGAGCAGGTCCGGTCGGCCGCCGCCGACCACGGCCGCGACCCCGACGACGTGATCGTCCTCGTCGACCTCTACGCCGTCATCGGCCCGGACCGCGCGAGCGCGCAGGCCCGCCTCGACCTCCTCGAGGGCCTCGCCGGCGTCTCGTGGGACACCGACTCGTACACCCACGTGGGCACCGACCGAGACCTGGCCGTCACGGCCGAGGAGTGGTTCCTCGCCGGTGCGGCCGACGGCTTCACCGTCCGCCCCTCCTCGCTGCAGACGGACCTCGTCGCGCTCGTCGACGGCGTCGTGCCGCTGCTGCGCCGTGCCGGGATCTACCGCACCGAGTACACCGGGACCACGCTGCGCGACAGCCTCGGCCTCGCCCGACCCGCCAACCGCTACGCCGCAGCGATCGCCTGA
- a CDS encoding TetR/AcrR family transcriptional regulator — protein MTTDDLRESIIDAADRLYYAKGYAAVGMDELRTEAGVSLRRLYTVFASKDDIVLAVLDRRHQTWESGLAESVARAADPRDRLLAIYDYLADWFCDDEFRGCGFINAFGELGGTRPAVAEAAREHKASFQRYVAGLVADAGAPPALAAQLAILAEGAQTTAAISGDASVAAQARGAAEVLVAAAGVAVPA, from the coding sequence ATGACCACCGACGACCTCCGCGAGAGCATCATCGACGCCGCTGACAGGCTCTACTACGCCAAGGGGTACGCGGCCGTCGGCATGGACGAGCTCCGCACCGAGGCCGGCGTCTCGCTGCGGCGCCTCTACACGGTCTTCGCGTCCAAGGACGACATCGTCCTGGCGGTCCTCGACCGGCGCCACCAGACCTGGGAGAGCGGCCTCGCCGAGAGCGTCGCCCGGGCAGCCGACCCGCGAGACAGGCTCCTGGCCATCTACGACTACCTCGCCGACTGGTTCTGCGACGACGAGTTCCGCGGCTGCGGGTTCATCAACGCCTTCGGCGAGCTCGGCGGCACGCGCCCCGCCGTCGCCGAGGCCGCCCGCGAGCACAAGGCCTCCTTCCAGCGCTACGTCGCCGGCCTCGTGGCCGACGCCGGCGCACCGCCCGCCCTCGCAGCCCAGCTCGCGATCCTCGCCGAGGGCGCGCAGACCACCGCGGCGATCTCCGGCGACGCCTCTGTCGCCGCGCAGGCACGCGGGGCCGCCGAGGTGCTCGTCGCCGCGGCCGGCGTGGCGGTCCCAGCCTGA
- a CDS encoding alpha/beta fold hydrolase, with translation MGRIIVGQENTSDIELYYEDQGAGQPVVLIHGYPLDGHSWELQSRELLAAGYRVITYDRRGFGQSSKVGSGYDYDTFAADLDTLLETLDLRDVVLVGFSMGTGELARYVSRHGHDRVAKLAFLASLEPFLVQQDDNPTGVPQDVFDGIVEAARKDRYAWFEQFYGDFYNLDENLGSRVSQQVVDANRTTANGSAPVAAYAVVPAWLEDFRADVAAVRESGKPSLILHGTADNILPIDSTGRPFHEAFPEADYVEVEGAPHGLLWTHATEVNEALLAFLAK, from the coding sequence ATGGGACGCATCATCGTCGGCCAGGAGAACACCTCTGACATCGAGCTCTACTACGAGGACCAGGGCGCCGGCCAGCCCGTCGTGCTGATCCACGGCTACCCCCTCGACGGCCACAGCTGGGAGCTGCAGAGCCGCGAGCTGCTCGCCGCCGGCTACCGCGTGATCACCTACGACCGCCGCGGCTTCGGGCAGTCCAGCAAGGTCGGCTCCGGGTACGACTACGACACCTTCGCCGCCGACCTCGACACCCTCCTCGAGACGCTCGACCTGCGCGACGTCGTCCTCGTCGGGTTCTCCATGGGCACCGGCGAGCTCGCCCGGTACGTCAGCCGCCACGGCCACGACCGCGTCGCCAAGCTCGCGTTCCTCGCCTCCCTCGAGCCCTTCCTCGTGCAGCAGGACGACAACCCGACCGGTGTCCCCCAGGACGTCTTCGACGGCATCGTCGAGGCGGCGCGCAAGGACCGCTACGCCTGGTTCGAGCAGTTCTACGGCGACTTCTACAACCTCGACGAGAACCTCGGCTCGCGCGTGAGCCAGCAGGTGGTGGACGCGAACCGCACCACCGCGAACGGCTCGGCCCCCGTGGCCGCCTACGCCGTGGTCCCCGCCTGGCTCGAGGACTTCCGCGCCGACGTGGCCGCGGTCCGCGAGTCCGGCAAGCCGTCGCTCATCCTGCACGGCACGGCCGACAACATCCTGCCGATCGACTCGACCGGACGCCCCTTCCACGAGGCGTTCCCCGAGGCCGACTACGTCGAGGTCGAGGGCGCCCCGCACGGCCTGCTCTGGACGCACGCCACCGAGGTCAACGAGGCGCTGCTGGCGTTCCTCGCGAAGTAG